The Silvanigrella paludirubra genome contains a region encoding:
- a CDS encoding non-ribosomal peptide synthetase — MNYIIEKSNKTEKTIIYNKTYIELFEENLNYHKNNISLVYNNNFLNYYELNKNGNKLARYLNKIGNKKNDRIAIYLDESIEMITSIIGVLKSSSSFIPMPDIFPINRVIDIIENASAKILITKRKLIENINLNAKVIYIDEVDLSYESGENVLIENNVEDCIYNIYTSGSTGKPKGVSISNKNIINFSNYIKDRFEISQKDNFSKFAGFGFDASIIEIMPCLLNGCTLHILDKEIKSDITKLNEYFENNNITISFLPTQFAEIFMQEVKNKSLRYLITGGEQLKKYELNNYHIVNIYGPTETTVAATDYEILSDNIDKIPIGKPIDNYKIYIINSNMQLCSIEEEGELCIAGDGVGLGYINLPNLNSEKFITNPFIHQDDPLFEKYSKIYRSGDLAKWLPDGNIEFVGRIDFQVKIRGFRIELGEIEQKLIHFKEIKECVAISLKDSLEQDYICAYYVSNHKINEQELKDYLSLSLPDYMIPSLFYWLEKFPINANGKIDRKNLPIPELQIQTEYIPPNNEIEIFICDTIKEILNISKVSMTSNFLSLGGNSLKAIQFVGKIKNKFDIQVRDILKSKTIAEITSKISPKKEQIQILKSDLKKYPATKSQKGVYFASIIKPNSIIYNTTSSFLIEGNLDSEKLERSIQNLLDNNKILRCNFIIENDILIQVIHDKYKFHLNMEEIHSSDIKSSFINFVKPFNLESDPLIRFKLLKESNKKNILFIDIHHLINDGYSQNLLIQDLFHIYNDSVSNKLSVDYLDYSLIEENINKEKTIEFWKNNLIHFEKTQISFDYPENDFNSEGNQIILNIPNHLFDKISTITQKLKITPYCFFLSAFAILLYKYSRRNQVTMGGFFSGRQLPETQNMLGMFVSSLPILIDINNKSSIENCLIEIQNKITDILEYQNISLSELIEINKLNIDNGRNPFFTNTFNYVELDNYHSKNINFNNINIQNSNKSNFDLSLNLFKIENKIQAIFEYSKSSYNFETVETVKEGFFQILNEITEINKFVNQINFININEKSIILNKFNNTDYDFKNKLTFIENFQEKAKEFPNNAALIFKEIKYTYHELNIIGNQIAYLLKDHLANYNDKIAIYLDESVEMITGIIGVLKASASYIPIPDSFPIDRVNEILKDSNSKILITNSNFSEKIKPINKDIKVIFLDKFEYSKYDKNNLPIKTNLNDCLYHIYTSGSTGKPKGVSINNKSTINFSLNIIQKLMLNEKDQFSKFAGYGFDASIVEIMPCFMTGSCLHILEKSIKLDIQKLNKYLENNNITISFLPTQFAELFMHQSDNKSLRYLITGGDRLKIIKKSNYKILNFYGPTEATVGCTYYEVLNDNLKNIPIGAPLLNYKIYITDSDMNLCPIGVEGELCISGEGLAVEYIQLPELTAQKFIANPFIDNNDPLYKKYSKLYKTGDLAKWLPDGNIDYIGRIDFQVKIRGFRIELGEIEQSILKINEISECLVMPLKENNQENYLCAYYVSPISLDESFISNYLSKSLPDYMIPSYFYWLKSFPINQNGKIDRKNLPTPEYNIEKNIILPKNSKEEFIYQCAVDVLKLSQISMDSNFFQLGGNSLKAVEFVSKIQQKFNINISDIFKHKYLNKISLNLTEKSNEKIIEKNNLNKFPITESQKGIYFASIIDENSTIYNIPIAIEITGKLNKDKLGESIDKIIHENRILRTKFILEENSIFQIIDENINIKKDFQKSRYEEISTLFNEFITPFNLRESPLIRIKLVQIENKKHILFIDTHHIINDGFSQNLFIKELFKYYYGEQKTLNTLDYLDYAIFEKNNIEVRNSSVEYWKKNISKIEKSYLPFDFPEYQFNDSGNIITIDIDNNLFHRIINFSSKNNFTLYNILLSAYSILIYKIARNHNITIGGFFSGRYLSDMQNMLGMFVSTLPITININPEESIEEFLNSIQLQISNTLEHQNFSISELSNLKDSPSENGRNKFFNNAFNLIEYSENKYKDLNLNMINLKTKTRAHFDLTLNCYKLNNKIKIDFEYSTHSYKEESIKTFIHSYISILTDIVENKKIIKNINFITNENEHTILNQFNNTNRSVDYSKSFIQIFEDNSLKYKNKTALVFKDNFLTYSELNSIGNQIARFLIENEIKKVDKIGIYIDESFEMITSIIGILKTGASFIPMANTFPINRVIDILKDSESKFLITNKATLDQSLENLLNVKVIYIDELNIKKFNSENINIKQDLTDCIYSIYTSGSTGKPKGISISQKNIINLCNYYKNDFNLSEFDNFSKYAGFGFDASILEIMPILFSGGSLHIIEKCIKLDTNKLNEYFEKNNITFSFLPTQFSELFIQETDNKSLKYLIVGGDKLKKVTKRNYKIINGYGPSETTVVCTNFEVDRSDYLNIPIGKPIDNCKIYILDQDLNLCPTGIAGELCISGHGVGLGYINLPETNKDKFIVNPFSKDNDYSLLYKSGDLAKWLPDGNIEFLGRIDFQVKIRGFRIELGEIEHQMSLFPNIKECIVLSLKDHLKQDYLCAYYISESEIQNDKLRDYLSQNLPEYMIPSLFYWMNDFPINDSGKIDRKKLPIPEMIKTHHIAPRNEKEKWIASHFEEILEIKQLSVLSNFFEIGGNSLKAVQLVSKIQKQYDIKVSDIFKYKTIENIAKNLKEYETGFNIEHRFKQIKDKLKGSENQNIYFDKKQEELYFEKLKPYASFIPEENKDLNILVTGATGYLGSHVILELLFETNYPISVIIRESNENSKEKFYNILNHYNGSNIPENLLNKIQIYIGDISFEKFKMSEDNFEFLKNTVNCVINCAANVKHYGDYNTFYQDNVTTVQNLINFCQFGMKNLHHVSTYSVSMIENLSISKNEIFTEFDFRDSSLIDNYYIKTKAEAENLIHEAYINKKLNANIYRVGNLVFNTNTSLHQINIENNGFYQKLKCLFNIDSLCTHDSIDLTELSPINKTAQAIVLILKQKNLNNEIFHIYNDQLYRLSEIFKTNSQINLNYDNLEVFIDKIANLYKFNYTNKMLNNFMLHMGWMNLLPTTTEITLKNDKTKLILNKLDFQWGEIKDSYFEDMINHAYENRVKSLKENDTFLGLNKNFIKKMNSYSKLKIVDENEIILSPTKNDGSIYVILNGFAQISIKSLNGGWVSSIGILSEGDLIGIENLAQFQNKNIIIDSILGELVMLEIDKNSIQNLKSSYNAFYEAIFTYAIKSLHNNNLLISNFV, encoded by the coding sequence ATGAATTATATAATTGAAAAATCCAACAAAACAGAAAAAACAATAATATATAATAAAACTTATATTGAACTATTTGAAGAAAATTTAAATTACCATAAAAATAATATCTCTCTTGTCTATAATAATAATTTTTTAAATTATTATGAATTAAATAAAAATGGAAACAAATTAGCAAGATATTTAAATAAAATAGGGAATAAAAAAAACGATAGAATTGCTATATACCTAGATGAATCTATTGAGATGATCACTTCAATTATTGGTGTTTTAAAATCTTCCTCAAGCTTTATTCCCATGCCAGATATTTTTCCAATAAATAGAGTAATTGATATTATTGAAAATGCTAGTGCTAAAATCTTAATTACAAAAAGAAAACTAATTGAAAATATAAATTTAAATGCAAAAGTTATTTATATAGATGAAGTTGACTTGAGCTATGAATCCGGAGAAAATGTTTTAATTGAAAATAATGTTGAAGATTGCATTTATAACATTTATACTTCAGGTTCCACTGGAAAACCCAAAGGGGTTAGTATAAGCAATAAAAACATTATTAACTTTTCAAATTATATTAAAGACCGATTTGAAATAAGCCAAAAAGATAATTTTTCAAAATTTGCCGGATTTGGTTTTGATGCCTCAATCATTGAAATCATGCCATGCTTATTAAATGGTTGCACTCTTCATATTTTAGATAAAGAAATAAAATCTGATATAACTAAATTAAATGAATATTTTGAAAATAATAATATTACAATTAGTTTTTTACCGACACAATTTGCAGAAATTTTTATGCAAGAGGTAAAAAATAAATCATTAAGATATTTAATTACAGGTGGAGAACAGCTTAAAAAATATGAATTAAATAATTATCATATTGTTAATATTTATGGACCAACAGAAACAACAGTGGCAGCAACTGATTATGAAATTTTATCTGATAATATTGATAAAATCCCCATTGGAAAGCCAATTGATAACTACAAAATATATATTATAAATTCAAACATGCAACTTTGTTCTATAGAGGAAGAAGGCGAACTTTGCATTGCAGGTGATGGAGTTGGATTAGGATATATCAACTTGCCAAATTTAAATTCAGAAAAATTTATTACAAATCCTTTTATCCATCAAGATGATCCTTTATTTGAAAAATATTCTAAAATATATCGCTCAGGAGATTTAGCTAAATGGCTACCAGATGGAAATATTGAATTTGTAGGAAGAATTGATTTTCAGGTTAAAATAAGAGGATTTCGAATAGAATTAGGTGAAATTGAACAAAAATTAATTCACTTTAAAGAAATAAAAGAGTGTGTAGCAATAAGCCTTAAAGACTCTTTAGAACAAGATTACATTTGCGCTTATTATGTAAGCAATCATAAAATAAACGAACAAGAATTGAAAGACTACTTATCTCTTTCTCTGCCTGATTACATGATCCCATCCCTTTTTTATTGGCTTGAAAAATTTCCTATTAATGCAAATGGTAAAATAGACAGAAAAAATCTTCCTATTCCAGAATTACAAATACAAACAGAATATATTCCACCTAATAATGAAATAGAAATATTTATTTGCGATACTATAAAAGAAATTTTAAATATTTCCAAAGTAAGTATGACCTCCAACTTCTTAAGTTTGGGTGGAAATTCTTTAAAGGCAATTCAATTTGTCGGAAAAATAAAAAACAAATTTGATATTCAAGTTCGAGATATCTTAAAATCCAAAACGATAGCAGAAATAACTTCAAAAATTTCACCAAAAAAAGAACAAATTCAAATATTGAAGTCAGACTTAAAAAAATATCCTGCTACTAAATCTCAAAAAGGCGTTTATTTTGCGTCTATAATTAAACCAAATTCTATAATTTATAATACGACTTCTTCTTTTTTAATTGAAGGAAATTTAGATTCTGAAAAACTTGAAAGATCCATTCAAAATTTATTAGACAATAATAAGATTTTAAGATGCAATTTTATAATTGAAAATGATATTTTAATCCAAGTTATCCATGATAAATATAAATTTCATTTAAATATGGAAGAAATTCATTCAAGTGATATAAAAAGTTCTTTTATAAATTTCGTTAAACCATTTAATTTAGAATCAGATCCTTTAATAAGATTTAAACTTTTAAAAGAAAGTAATAAAAAAAATATCCTATTTATAGATATCCATCATTTAATAAACGATGGATATTCTCAAAACTTACTTATTCAAGATTTATTTCATATTTATAACGACAGCGTATCAAATAAACTATCTGTTGATTATCTTGATTATTCATTAATTGAAGAAAATATAAATAAAGAAAAAACAATAGAATTTTGGAAAAATAATTTAATTCATTTTGAAAAAACACAAATTTCATTTGATTATCCAGAGAACGACTTTAATAGCGAAGGTAATCAAATTATTCTAAATATACCAAATCATTTGTTTGACAAAATATCTACAATAACTCAAAAATTAAAAATAACTCCATATTGTTTTTTCCTTAGTGCCTTTGCTATATTGCTGTATAAATACTCAAGAAGAAATCAAGTTACAATGGGGGGCTTTTTTTCTGGAAGACAATTACCAGAAACTCAAAATATGCTTGGCATGTTTGTTTCCTCATTACCAATTTTAATTGATATAAATAATAAAAGTTCTATTGAAAATTGCTTAATAGAAATACAAAATAAAATAACAGATATCTTAGAATATCAAAATATTTCACTATCTGAATTAATCGAGATAAATAAATTAAATATTGATAATGGAAGAAACCCTTTTTTTACAAATACCTTTAATTATGTAGAATTAGATAATTATCATTCAAAAAATATTAATTTTAATAATATAAATATTCAAAACTCAAACAAATCAAATTTTGATTTGTCATTAAATTTATTTAAAATTGAAAATAAAATACAAGCCATTTTTGAATATAGCAAATCAAGCTATAATTTTGAAACGGTGGAAACAGTAAAAGAAGGATTTTTTCAAATTTTAAACGAAATTACTGAAATAAATAAATTTGTAAATCAAATTAATTTTATAAATATAAACGAAAAAAGTATAATCTTAAATAAATTCAATAACACAGACTATGATTTTAAAAATAAACTCACCTTTATTGAAAATTTTCAAGAAAAAGCAAAAGAATTTCCAAATAATGCTGCCTTAATTTTTAAAGAAATTAAATATACATATCATGAATTGAATATAATTGGAAATCAAATAGCATATCTATTAAAAGATCATTTGGCAAATTACAATGACAAAATTGCAATATATTTAGATGAATCTGTTGAAATGATAACAGGTATTATAGGAGTTTTAAAAGCTTCAGCAAGTTATATTCCTATTCCAGATTCTTTTCCAATTGATAGAGTAAATGAAATCTTAAAAGACTCTAATTCAAAAATATTAATTACAAATTCAAACTTTTCAGAAAAAATAAAACCAATTAATAAAGATATTAAAGTAATATTTTTAGATAAATTTGAATATTCAAAATATGATAAAAATAATTTACCAATTAAAACAAATTTAAATGACTGTTTATACCATATATATACATCAGGCTCCACAGGAAAACCTAAGGGAGTTAGTATAAATAATAAAAGTACAATTAATTTTTCTTTAAATATAATCCAAAAATTAATGTTAAACGAAAAGGATCAATTTTCTAAATTTGCAGGATATGGTTTTGATGCATCTATTGTTGAAATTATGCCTTGCTTTATGACTGGAAGCTGTTTACACATTTTAGAGAAATCTATAAAACTGGATATACAAAAACTTAATAAATATTTAGAAAATAATAATATTACAATTTCATTTTTGCCAACTCAATTTGCTGAATTATTTATGCATCAATCAGATAATAAATCTCTTCGCTATCTAATAACAGGAGGAGATAGACTAAAAATAATTAAAAAATCAAATTATAAAATATTAAATTTTTATGGCCCAACAGAAGCAACAGTAGGTTGTACATATTATGAAGTTTTAAATGATAATTTAAAAAATATTCCTATTGGGGCTCCTTTATTGAATTATAAAATTTATATAACGGATAGTGATATGAATTTATGCCCAATTGGTGTGGAGGGAGAGTTATGTATTTCGGGGGAAGGATTAGCAGTTGAATATATTCAATTACCAGAATTAACCGCTCAAAAATTTATCGCAAATCCTTTTATTGATAATAATGACCCACTTTATAAAAAATATTCTAAACTTTATAAAACAGGCGATTTAGCTAAATGGCTACCCGATGGAAATATTGATTATATTGGAAGAATCGACTTTCAAGTAAAAATAAGAGGTTTTAGAATTGAGTTAGGAGAAATAGAACAATCAATATTAAAAATAAATGAAATTTCTGAATGCCTCGTAATGCCATTAAAAGAGAATAACCAAGAAAATTATCTCTGCGCTTATTATGTAAGTCCGATTTCTTTAGATGAAAGTTTTATTTCAAATTATTTATCAAAAAGCTTACCGGATTATATGATACCTTCATATTTTTATTGGTTAAAATCATTTCCTATTAATCAAAATGGAAAAATTGATCGGAAAAATCTTCCAACTCCTGAATACAACATTGAAAAAAATATTATTTTACCAAAAAATAGCAAAGAAGAATTTATTTACCAATGCGCAGTTGATGTTTTAAAATTAAGCCAAATCAGTATGGATTCCAACTTTTTTCAATTAGGTGGAAATTCATTAAAAGCTGTTGAATTTGTATCAAAAATTCAACAAAAATTTAATATTAATATTAGCGATATTTTTAAACATAAATATTTAAATAAAATATCTTTAAATTTAACCGAAAAATCAAATGAAAAAATAATTGAAAAAAATAATTTAAATAAATTTCCAATTACAGAGTCTCAAAAAGGAATTTACTTTGCTTCTATAATTGATGAAAATTCAACTATATATAACATACCAATAGCTATAGAAATAACAGGAAAATTAAATAAAGATAAACTTGGAGAATCTATAGATAAAATTATTCATGAAAATAGAATATTAAGAACAAAATTCATTTTAGAAGAAAACTCTATATTTCAAATTATTGACGAAAATATAAATATTAAAAAAGATTTTCAAAAGTCAAGATACGAAGAAATATCTACTTTATTTAATGAATTTATTACTCCTTTCAACTTAAGAGAAAGCCCTCTTATAAGAATAAAATTAGTCCAAATAGAAAATAAAAAACATATTTTATTTATTGATACTCATCACATTATCAATGATGGATTTTCACAAAACTTATTTATAAAAGAACTATTTAAATATTATTATGGCGAGCAAAAAACTTTAAATACACTAGATTATCTAGATTACGCTATTTTTGAAAAAAATAATATTGAAGTAAGAAATTCTTCAGTTGAATATTGGAAGAAAAATATATCTAAGATTGAAAAAAGTTACTTGCCATTCGATTTTCCTGAGTATCAATTTAACGATTCAGGAAATATTATTACAATTGATATAGATAATAATTTATTTCATAGAATTATTAATTTTTCTAGTAAAAATAATTTTACATTATACAATATTCTTTTATCTGCTTACTCTATTTTAATTTATAAAATAGCAAGAAATCATAATATTACTATCGGTGGTTTTTTCTCTGGAAGATATTTATCAGATATGCAAAATATGCTCGGGATGTTTGTTTCAACTTTACCAATAACAATTAATATAAATCCTGAAGAATCTATAGAAGAATTTTTAAATTCCATTCAATTACAAATTTCAAATACTTTAGAGCATCAAAACTTTTCTATTTCGGAACTATCAAATTTGAAAGACTCACCCTCTGAAAATGGTAGAAATAAATTTTTTAATAATGCTTTCAATCTAATCGAGTATTCTGAAAATAAATATAAAGATTTAAATTTAAATATGATAAATTTAAAGACAAAAACGAGAGCTCATTTTGATCTTACCTTAAACTGTTATAAATTAAATAATAAAATAAAAATTGATTTTGAATATAGCACTCATAGCTATAAAGAAGAAAGCATAAAAACTTTTATTCATTCTTATATTTCTATATTAACTGATATTGTTGAAAATAAAAAAATAATTAAAAATATAAATTTTATCACAAATGAAAATGAACATACTATTTTAAATCAATTTAATAATACAAATAGGTCCGTTGATTATTCAAAATCTTTTATTCAAATTTTTGAAGATAATTCATTAAAATACAAAAATAAAACAGCATTAGTCTTCAAAGATAATTTTTTAACTTACTCAGAATTAAATTCCATTGGAAATCAAATTGCTAGATTTTTAATTGAAAATGAAATTAAAAAAGTTGATAAAATAGGTATTTATATTGATGAATCATTTGAAATGATTACAAGTATCATTGGCATTTTAAAAACAGGTGCTAGTTTTATTCCTATGGCGAATACTTTTCCAATAAATAGAGTTATTGATATATTAAAAGATTCAGAGTCTAAGTTTCTTATTACAAATAAAGCCACTTTAGATCAAAGTTTAGAAAATTTATTAAATGTGAAAGTGATTTATATAGATGAATTAAATATTAAAAAATTTAATTCTGAAAATATAAACATTAAACAAGATTTAACAGATTGTATTTATAGCATTTACACATCTGGGTCTACTGGAAAACCAAAAGGAATAAGCATTAGTCAAAAAAATATTATCAATTTATGCAATTATTATAAAAATGATTTTAATTTATCTGAATTTGACAATTTTTCTAAATATGCGGGATTTGGATTTGATGCATCTATCTTAGAAATTATGCCTATTTTATTTTCAGGTGGAAGCTTACATATTATTGAAAAATGTATCAAATTAGATACTAATAAATTAAATGAATATTTTGAAAAAAATAATATTACATTCAGCTTTTTACCTACACAATTTTCAGAATTATTCATTCAAGAAACAGATAATAAATCTTTAAAATATTTAATTGTAGGAGGCGATAAACTTAAAAAAGTAACAAAAAGAAATTATAAAATTATCAATGGTTATGGTCCTTCTGAAACTACAGTAGTGTGCACAAATTTTGAAGTTGATAGATCAGATTACTTAAACATTCCAATTGGAAAACCAATAGATAATTGCAAAATTTATATCTTAGATCAAGATTTAAACCTATGCCCAACAGGAATAGCTGGAGAACTTTGTATTTCAGGACATGGTGTAGGATTAGGATATATAAATTTGCCAGAAACAAATAAAGATAAATTTATTGTAAATCCTTTTTCTAAAGATAATGACTACTCTCTCCTCTATAAATCTGGTGATTTAGCAAAATGGCTTCCAGATGGAAATATAGAATTTTTAGGAAGAATTGACTTTCAAGTAAAAATAAGAGGATTTCGAATTGAACTTGGTGAAATCGAGCATCAAATGTCTTTATTTCCTAATATAAAAGAATGTATTGTTTTGTCATTAAAAGACCATTTAAAACAAGACTATTTATGCGCGTATTATATTAGCGAATCTGAAATTCAAAATGATAAACTTAGAGATTATTTATCTCAAAACCTACCCGAATACATGATACCTAGTTTATTTTATTGGATGAATGATTTCCCTATAAATGATAGTGGTAAAATTGATCGTAAAAAATTACCTATACCTGAAATGATAAAGACGCATCATATTGCACCAAGAAATGAAAAAGAAAAATGGATTGCAAGTCATTTTGAAGAAATTTTGGAAATAAAACAATTAAGTGTTTTATCAAATTTTTTTGAAATTGGTGGAAATTCCTTAAAAGCTGTTCAATTGGTTTCTAAAATTCAAAAGCAGTACGACATTAAAGTTAGCGATATTTTTAAATATAAAACTATTGAAAATATTGCTAAAAACTTAAAAGAATATGAGACAGGATTTAATATTGAACATAGATTTAAACAAATAAAAGATAAATTAAAAGGTTCTGAAAATCAAAATATTTATTTTGATAAAAAACAAGAAGAATTGTATTTTGAAAAATTAAAACCATATGCTTCATTTATACCAGAGGAAAATAAAGATCTAAATATTCTTGTCACAGGTGCAACTGGATATTTAGGTAGCCATGTCATATTAGAATTATTATTTGAAACAAATTATCCCATTTCTGTAATTATTAGAGAATCGAATGAAAATTCAAAAGAAAAATTTTATAATATATTAAATCATTATAATGGAAGCAATATTCCTGAGAATTTACTGAATAAAATTCAAATTTATATTGGTGATATTTCTTTTGAAAAATTTAAGATGAGTGAAGATAATTTTGAATTTTTAAAGAATACAGTAAATTGTGTGATAAATTGTGCTGCTAATGTTAAACACTATGGGGATTACAATACATTTTATCAGGATAATGTAACAACAGTCCAAAATTTAATAAATTTTTGTCAATTTGGCATGAAAAATCTGCACCATGTATCTACCTACTCTGTATCTATGATTGAAAATTTAAGTATCAGTAAAAATGAGATATTTACAGAATTTGATTTTAGAGATTCAAGTTTAATAGATAATTACTATATTAAAACAAAAGCCGAAGCAGAAAATTTAATTCATGAGGCTTATATTAATAAAAAATTAAATGCAAATATATATCGAGTCGGGAATCTTGTTTTTAATACCAATACAAGTTTGCATCAAATAAATATTGAAAATAATGGATTTTATCAAAAATTAAAATGTCTTTTTAACATTGACTCATTATGCACTCACGACTCTATTGATCTAACTGAGCTTTCTCCTATTAATAAAACTGCTCAAGCAATTGTTTTAATATTAAAACAAAAAAATCTTAATAATGAGATTTTTCACATTTATAATGATCAATTATATAGACTTTCTGAAATTTTTAAGACAAATTCTCAAATTAATTTAAACTATGATAATTTAGAAGTATTTATTGATAAAATAGCCAATCTATATAAATTTAATTATACTAATAAAATGTTAAATAACTTTATGTTACATATGGGCTGGATGAATTTATTACCAACAACAACAGAAATTACTTTAAAAAATGATAAAACAAAATTAATATTAAATAAACTTGACTTTCAATGGGGAGAAATTAAGGACTCTTATTTTGAAGATATGATCAATCACGCTTACGAAAATAGGGTTAAATCTTTAAAAGAAAATGATACATTTTTAGGTCTAAATAAAAATTTTATTAAAAAAATGAATTCATATAGCAAGCTAAAAATTGTCGATGAAAATGAAATTATTTTATCCCCAACAAAAAATGACGGATCAATCTATGTTATATTAAATGGATTTGCTCAAATAAGTATAAAATCTCTAAATGGGGGATGGGTTAGTTCAATTGGAATCCTTTCAGAAGGTGATCTTATTGGAATTGAAAACTTAGCTCAATTTCAAAATAAAAATATTATTATTGATAGTATTTTAGGAGAGCTTGTGATGCTTGAAATTGATAAAAATTCAATTCAAAATTTAAAATCAAGCTATAATGCATTTTATGAAGCAATTTTTACTTACGCTATTAAATCTTTACATAATAATAATTTATTAATATCAAACTTTGTTTAA